One genomic window of Cricetulus griseus strain 17A/GY chromosome 3, alternate assembly CriGri-PICRH-1.0, whole genome shotgun sequence includes the following:
- the LOC100766833 gene encoding cytochrome b-245 light chain, giving the protein MGQIEWAMWANEQALASGLILITGGIVATAGRFTQWYFGAYSIAAGVLICLLEYPRGKRKKGSTMERCGQKYLTTVVKLFGPLTRNYYVRAVLHFLLSVPAGFLLATILGTVCLVIASVIYLLAAIRGEQWTPIEPKPKERPQVGGTIKQPPTNPPPRPPVEARKKPSVDEEEAASAGGPQVNPIPVTDEVV; this is encoded by the exons ATGGGGCAGATCGAGTGGGCCATGTGGGCCAATGAGCAGGCGCTGGCATCTGGCCTGA TCCTCATCACAGGGGGCATCGTGGCCACTGCTGGGCGCTTCACACAGTGGTACTTTGGTGCCTACTCTAT CGCTGCAGGTGTGCTCATCTGTCTGCTGGAGTACCCCCggggaaagaggaaaaagggCTCCACCATGGAGCGATG TGGACAGAAGTACTTGACTACTGTGGTGAAGCTGTTTGGGCCCCTGACGAGAAATTACTATGTCCGGGCTGTCCTCCACTTCTT GCTGTCAGTGCCTGCAGGCTTCCTTCTGGCCACTATCCTGGGAACAGTTTGCTTGGTCATTGCCAGTGTGATCTACCTTCTG GCAGCCATCCGGGGTGAGCAGTGGACCCCCATTGAGCCCAAACCCAAGGAGCGGCCACAGGTTGGAGGCACCATCAAGCAGCCACCTACCAATCCCCCACCCCGGCCACCAGTGGAGGCCCGCAAGAAGCCAAGTGTGGATGAAGAGGAGGCAGCCTCAGCTGGAGGCCCCCAGGTCAACCCAATTCCAGTAACAGATGAGGTTGTGTGA
- the Mvd gene encoding diphosphomevalonate decarboxylase isoform X2 — protein sequence MASEKPQDLVVTCTAPVNIAVIKYWGKRDEALILPINSSLSVTLHQDQLKTITTAAISKDFTEDRIWLNGREEDVGQPRLQACLREIRRLARKRRSTGDGDALPLSLSYKVHVASENNFPTAAGLASSAAGYACLAYTLARVYGVEGDLSEVARRGSGSACRSLYGGFVEWQMGEQADGKDSIAQQIAPEWHWPQLRVLILVFRAESIVPERMKEMTHCIQERDFQAFAQLTMKDSNQFHATCLDTFPPISYLNDTSRRIIQLVHCFNTHHGQTKVAYTFDAGPNAVIFTLDDTVAEFVAAVRHSFPPATNGDKFLKGLPVTPVLLSDELKAALAMEPSPGGVQYIIATQVGPGPQVLDSSNAHLLGPDGLPQQDP from the exons ATGGCCTCGGAAAAGCCTCAGGACCTAGTCGTCACCTGCACCGCGCCGGTCAACATCGCGGTTATCAAGTACT GGGGAAAGCGAGATGAAGCACTGATCCTGCCTATCAACTCCTCTCTGAGTGTTACACTGCACCAGGACCAG TTGAAAACCATCACAACTGCTGCCATTAGCAAGGACTTCACAGAAGACCGCATCTGGCTGAATGGTCGAGAGGAGGATGTGGGGCAGCCACGGCTCCAGGCCTGCTTGAGGGAGA TTCGTCGCCTGGCTCGGAAGCGGAGGAGCACAGGAGATGGGGATGCACTTCCCCTCAGCCTCAGCTATAAGGTGCATGTGGCCTCAGAGAACAACTTCCCCACTGCTGCAGGCTTGGCATCCTCAGCAGCGGGCTACGCCTGCCTAG CCTATACCTTGGCCCGGGTCTACGGGGTTGAGGGAGACCTCTCTGAAGTGGCCCGGCGGGGCTCAGGCAGTGCATGCCGCAGCCTTTATGGGGGCTTCGTGGAGTGGCAGATGGGGGAACAGGCAGATGGAAAGGACAGCATCGCCCAGCAGATAGCACCAGAGTGGCACTGGCCCCAACTCCGAGTCCTTATCCTTGTG TTCCGGGCTGAGTCCATTGTGCCTGAGCGCATGAAGGAGATGACCCACTGCATCCAAGAGCGGGACTTCCAGGCCTTTGCACAGCTGACCATGAAGGACAGCAACCAGTTTCATGCCACCTGCCTCGATACCTTCCCACCCATCTCCTACCTCAATGACACCTCCAGACGTATCATCCAACTAGTGCACTGCTTTAACACACACCATGGGCAGACAAAG gtggcatacacctttgatgCGGGCCCCAATGCTGTGATCTTCACCCTGGATGACACCGTGGCTGAGTTTGTGGCAGCCGTGAGGCACAGCTTTCCCCCTGCAACAAATGGAGACAA GTTCCTAAAGGGGCTGCCAGTGACGCCTGTTCTTCTCTCTGATGAGCTGAAAGCTGCACTAGCTATGGAGCCCAGCCCTGGAGGTGTCCAGTACATCATTGCCACTCAG GTCGGACCAGGGCCTCAAGTCCTAGACAGCTCGAATGCTCATCTGCTAGGCCCAGATGGCCTGCCACAACAGGACCCCTGA
- the Mvd gene encoding diphosphomevalonate decarboxylase isoform X1: MASEKPQDLVVTCTAPVNIAVIKYWGKRDEALILPINSSLSVTLHQDQLKTITTAAISKDFTEDRIWLNGREEDVGQPRLQACLREIRRLARKRRSTGDGDALPLSLSYKVHVASENNFPTAAGLASSAAGYACLAYTLARVYGVEGDLSEVARRGSGSACRSLYGGFVEWQMGEQADGKDSIAQQIAPEWHWPQLRVLILVVSAEKKQMGSTVGMQTSVETSTLLKFRAESIVPERMKEMTHCIQERDFQAFAQLTMKDSNQFHATCLDTFPPISYLNDTSRRIIQLVHCFNTHHGQTKVAYTFDAGPNAVIFTLDDTVAEFVAAVRHSFPPATNGDKFLKGLPVTPVLLSDELKAALAMEPSPGGVQYIIATQVGPGPQVLDSSNAHLLGPDGLPQQDP; this comes from the exons ATGGCCTCGGAAAAGCCTCAGGACCTAGTCGTCACCTGCACCGCGCCGGTCAACATCGCGGTTATCAAGTACT GGGGAAAGCGAGATGAAGCACTGATCCTGCCTATCAACTCCTCTCTGAGTGTTACACTGCACCAGGACCAG TTGAAAACCATCACAACTGCTGCCATTAGCAAGGACTTCACAGAAGACCGCATCTGGCTGAATGGTCGAGAGGAGGATGTGGGGCAGCCACGGCTCCAGGCCTGCTTGAGGGAGA TTCGTCGCCTGGCTCGGAAGCGGAGGAGCACAGGAGATGGGGATGCACTTCCCCTCAGCCTCAGCTATAAGGTGCATGTGGCCTCAGAGAACAACTTCCCCACTGCTGCAGGCTTGGCATCCTCAGCAGCGGGCTACGCCTGCCTAG CCTATACCTTGGCCCGGGTCTACGGGGTTGAGGGAGACCTCTCTGAAGTGGCCCGGCGGGGCTCAGGCAGTGCATGCCGCAGCCTTTATGGGGGCTTCGTGGAGTGGCAGATGGGGGAACAGGCAGATGGAAAGGACAGCATCGCCCAGCAGATAGCACCAGAGTGGCACTGGCCCCAACTCCGAGTCCTTATCCTTGTG GTGAGTGCCGAGAAGAAGCAGATGGGCAGCACTGTGGGCATGCAGACCAGTGTGGAGACCAGTACCCTGCTCAAG TTCCGGGCTGAGTCCATTGTGCCTGAGCGCATGAAGGAGATGACCCACTGCATCCAAGAGCGGGACTTCCAGGCCTTTGCACAGCTGACCATGAAGGACAGCAACCAGTTTCATGCCACCTGCCTCGATACCTTCCCACCCATCTCCTACCTCAATGACACCTCCAGACGTATCATCCAACTAGTGCACTGCTTTAACACACACCATGGGCAGACAAAG gtggcatacacctttgatgCGGGCCCCAATGCTGTGATCTTCACCCTGGATGACACCGTGGCTGAGTTTGTGGCAGCCGTGAGGCACAGCTTTCCCCCTGCAACAAATGGAGACAA GTTCCTAAAGGGGCTGCCAGTGACGCCTGTTCTTCTCTCTGATGAGCTGAAAGCTGCACTAGCTATGGAGCCCAGCCCTGGAGGTGTCCAGTACATCATTGCCACTCAG GTCGGACCAGGGCCTCAAGTCCTAGACAGCTCGAATGCTCATCTGCTAGGCCCAGATGGCCTGCCACAACAGGACCCCTGA